Genomic segment of Polycladomyces abyssicola:
CATTGAAATCGATTTCCTGTGCGTGCAGGGAACGGCCCGAAGTTTGAATGTGGTATTTCAACTTTTGGCTGCGTTCGTTTGCTCCGTACAACCGTTTCATCACCACCGCCCAGATACGACGGGCCACCCGGCCGATCACCGAATACTCCGCATCCAGCCCGTTGCTGAAGAAGAATGACAGGTTGGGGGCGAAGTCATCCACATTCATGCCGCGGCTGCGGTAATATTCCACGTAGGTGAACGCGTTTGCCAGCGTAAACGCCAACTGGGTGATCGGATTGGCGCCGGCCTCGGCGATGTGGTATCCGCTGATGCTGACGGAGTAGTAGTTGCGCACGCGGTTTTGGATGAAATACTCCTGGATGTCCCCCATCATCTTCAGCGCGAACTCCGTGGAGAAAATGCAGGTGTTTTGCCCCTGGTCCTCTTTCAGAATGTCCGCCTGCACCGTTCCGCGCACCGATTGCAGCGTCTTTGCCTTGATCGATTCATATTCCTCTGCGGAAGGTTCGCGACCGTGCGCTTCGCGGAATTTTTCCACCTGCTGATCAATAGCCGTATTGAAATACATCGCCAGAATGATCGGAGCCGGCCCGTTGATCGTCATCGAGACGCTGGTATTGGGTGAACACAGGTCGAATCCCTTGTACAGTTCCTTCATGTCGTCCAACGTGCAGATGCTCACCCCGGACTCCCCGATTTTACCGTAAATATCCGGCCGCTCGTCCGGGTCTTCGCCGTACAGGGTGACGCTGTCAAACGCGGTGGACAACCGTTTGGCCGGATCATTTTTCGACAAGTAGTGGAATCGGCGGTTGGTCCGTTGCGGTGTCCCTTCCCCCGCGAATTGCCGTTTGGGGTCCTCGTCCGTCCGTTTCAGCGGGAAAACGCCCGCGGTGTAGGGGAAACGTCCCGGCACGTTCTCAAGCAGACACCAGCGCAGGATTTCCCCCCAATCCTCGTAACGGGGAAGGGCGATCTTCGGAATTTTGCTCCCGGCCAGCGTCTCGTGGTACAACGGCATGCGGACCTCCCGGTCCCGCACTTTGAACACGAATTCATCCTGCCGGTACATTTCCTTGACCTTCGGCCACTCTTCGATCAGTTTTTTGCAATAGGGGTCCAGTTGTTCCTCGATTTTCCGGATTGCCTCATCCAACGGTTTCAGCGGAGCTTCCGACGTCGTTTCCTTCGCCAGCCACTCGCGGGCGCCATGCAGTTGGAACAACCGACGGGCGAGTTCCGTCTGTTCCTCCACCCATTTGCGATAATTTCGCACCGTGTTGGCGATATCCCGCAGATAATGCGTCCTCTCCGGCGGGATGATGTGGCGGACTTCCACTTGTTGTCCCGTCACGTCCATGGAGGATTCCCAGCCGAGATCGAACTTCTCGTTCAGCTTGTCGATGAGAGCCCGGTACAACACATTGGTGCCCGGATCGTTGAACCGACTGGCCATGGTGCCGTAAACCGGGATTTTCTCATCCGGCAAATCAAATTGCCTGTGATTGCGACGCCATTGTTTCTTTACGTCGCGCAACGCGTCTTCCGATCCTTTGCGGTCGAATTTGTTGATGGCGATCAAGTCGGCGTAATCCAGCATCTCGATTTTTTCCAATTGGGACGGTGCGCCAAACTCTGACGTCATCACATACAGAGACAGATCGCTTACTTGCGTAATGTCCGCATCCCCTTGACCGATCCCGCTTGTTTCCACGATCACCAGGTCGTATCCCGCCCGTTTGACGATGGCGATTGCGTCGCGGGTGGCCGCACTGAGCTCAGACCGGTTGCGCCGCGTTGCCAAGCTCCGCATGTACACACGCGGGTGGTGTACCGCGTTCATGCGAATGCGGTCACCGAGTAATGCACCTCCTGTGCGTTGTTTGGACGGGTCGATGGAGAGTACGGCCACTTTTTTTCCCGGGAAATCTTCCAGGAACCGTCGCACCAACTCGTCAGTGAGTGAACTTTTCCCGGCACCTCCGGTTCCGGTGATGCCCACCACCGGAACAAACCCGACCTCGGCAGCGGACTCTGTCAATTCCGCCAGTGTGGACGCCACCGCCTCACGTCCTTCCCGATCCTCCGCCACATGTTCGGCCAAGGTTATCAGGCGGGCAATGGCACGCGGATCGGCTTCCGGCAGTTTTTCCAATTCCCATGTCACCTGCTCCACGGTGGGGAAGTCGCATTCCTTCACCATGTGGTTGATGATGCCTTGCAACCCCATTTTCATCCCGTCGTCAGGGGAGAAGATCTTGGCCACGCCGTACGCTTCCAACTCCCGGATTTCGCTGGGAACGATCACACCTCCGCCGCCGCCGAACACGCGGATGTGTTCCGCTCCCCGTTCTTTGAGCAGATCGATCATATACTTGAAAAACTCCATATGCCCGCCTTGATAAGAGGAAACGGCAATGCCCTGCACATCCTCCTGAATTGCCGCCCTCACGATTTCATCCACCGAACGGTTGTGCCCCAGGTGGATCACTTCCACACCGGATGCCTGCAACAGACGGCGGAACAGGTTGATGGAAGCGTCATGCCCGTCAAACAGACTGGCCGCCGTCACGAACCGCACCGCATGTCTGGGACGGTAAACCTCGGTTGCCGTCATGGCAATCACCTCCTGTCGGTGTTGTCAACCCCCTCAGCAACAACGCTGTCTGCAAGCGGATGTATTCTTCCAAGTTGTAATACTTTCGGAGTGCCCACCGGCGAAACGTCCACATTTGCCCCATCACCATGATCTGCTGGGCCATCAGTTTGACCGAGGAAGGCTCCAGATGAAGAGTCCCGTCGGCGATTCCCTTCTCCAATATCCGTTCAAACAGGGACGTAATCTCTTCTTCTTTTTGCAAGACGTAGCGAAGTGCTTCCTTGGGCAATGATTTGGTTTCCTGATAGATCAACAGCACATAGTCACTCATTTCGTCCATCACGCGAAAGTGATGAGCCACGGCACGCACCAGATTGTCCCTCCCGGTGGCTTCCTCATCCACCGCTTCTTTCAGCCGTTTTTCCAGCTCAGTGTGGATGTCGTCGCACACCAGGTATAATACGTCTTCTTTGGTTTGAATGTATTCGTACATCGTACCGATGCTGAAGCCGCATTCCCGTGCGATTTCGCGTGTGGTCGTCTTGTGGAATCCCTTTCGGACAAACAAATCCACCGCACCGCGAATGATTTGCCGCCGCCGCTCTTCTACCAGCTTGGGGTTCTTGATCTCGGAAGGGATCGGTTTGCGATGCTGCGGCATCCGCACCCCTCCTTTATTCGGAATGATCTCCTCCATCGCGCTTGCCTCGTATACGACTCCACCACTGATCCGCCACCTGATGCGGTCCGATTTCCCTTCGTTCGACGCGGTCCAGATCGGTTGCAGCCTCGGGACGGGATAACCAAGACTGAAGCTCCCGATGCAAACGTTGCTCCATGATGGCCAGCACCTCCCGACGCAAACGGCGAAGACGGCGTCGATTCCATTCACCGGATTGTTCGAGGAAATCCCGGTGTGCTGTCAGCGCTTCCCACAACAGATCCATCCCCTGTCCCCGTGTCGATACCGTGGGTACGATGGGCGGGCGCCAAGCGTGATCATGCTTGGCGATGTCCAGCATCTCTTCCAGTTGGGCGATCAGTTTGCGGGCGCCGTCCAGATCCGCTTTGTTCACTACGAACAGGTCGGCGATTTCCATGATGCCTGCTTTGAACACTTGGATCGTGTCACCCGCCCCGGGCGTGACGACCAACGCCACGGTATCCGCCATATGCATGATGTCCACCTCGGACTGCCCCACTCCGACGGTTTCCACGAAAATCACATCGTAACCGGCCGCATCCAACACCCGAACCGCTTCCCCCGTTGCTCGGGACAACCCGCCCAGACTGCCGCGCGATCCCATGCTCCGGATAAAAACACCCTCGTCCAGTGCGTGGGCGGTCATCCGCACACGGTCGCCCAAAAGCGCTCCGCCGGTAAACGGGCTGGTGGGGTCCACTGCGATCACACCCACGGTCCATCCCTGTTCGCGTAAATGGCGAATCATCCGATCGGTCAGCGTACTTTTGCCCGCCCCAGGCGGACCGGTCCACCCGATCACCCAAGCCCGGCCGGTGTGCGGATAGAGGGCTTCCAACAATGCCGTCCGTTGCTGTTCCTCACCACTCTCCAGACAGGTGATGGCTCTGGCGATCGCTCGCCGGTTTCTCTGCCGGATGTCCCGCACCCACGCGTTCATGGCCACCACCCTTTAGGATTTCAGCAGGTGATTGGCGATGACCACTCGTTGTATTTCGTTGGTGCCCTCATAGATTTGCGTGATCTTCGCATCGCGCATCATGCGCTCCACCGGATACTCCCGCGTATACCCGTATCCGCCGAACACCTGCACCGCCTCAGTGGTCACTTCCATCGCCACATCAGCAGCAAACATTTTGGCCATCGCCGATGCCTTTCCGTAAGGAAGCCCCTGGGACTCCAACCATGCCGCCTGATAGGTGAGCAGACGCGCCGCCTCGATTTTGGTGGCCATATCCGCCAACTTGAATTGAATCGCTTGCAATTTGGCGATCGGCTGACCAAATTGCACCCGTTCCTTGGCATACGCCAGCGCGGCATCCAACGCTCCCTGAGCGATCCCGACTGCTTGGGCGGCGATGCCGTTGCGCCCGCCGTCCAACGTTTTCATGGCGATTTTGAAACCTTCCCCTTCTTCCCCCAGACGGTTTTCCACCGGAATCCGGCAGTTGTCAAAGAGAATCTCCAGTGTGGGGGAGGAGCGAATGCCCAATTTTTTTTCTTTTTTGCCGAAGGAAAACCCCGGAGTCCCCTTTTCCACGATGAAGGCTGTGATGCCTTGGTGCTTCTTGGTGGGGTCGGTCACCGCAAACACGACATAGATTTCGGCTTCTCCTCCGTTGGTGATGAAAATCTTGCTCCCATTCAACACATATTCGTCCCCGTCGCGCACAGCGGTCGTCTTCATCCCTGCGGCATCCGACCCGGAACCGGGTTCGGTCAGGCCGTACGCGCCGATTTTCGTTCCCTCCGCCAGCGGACGCAAAAACCGTTCTTTCTGCTCATCGGTGCCGAATGTGAAGATGGGCCAGCTGGCCAGCGAAATGTGGGCGGACAGCGTGACACCGGTGGAAGCGCACACGCGTGAAAGTTCCTCCACGGCAATCACGTAACTGAGGAAATCAGCTCCACCCCCTCCCACTTCCTCCGGCCACGGGATTCCCGTCAAACCCAGCTCGGCCATCTTGTCGAAAATAGTACGGTCAAATCTCTCTTGTTCGTCCCGCTCAGCTGCCGTCGGCGCCACTTCCTTCAATGCAAACTCCCGCACCATCTTCTGCATCATCACATGCTCTTCGCTCAGCTGAAAATCCATGCGCTCTCCCCCGCTTCCCTCATTGATATCCCGTTGCGGGATGACAGGTCCGTTCATCGGTTTCTCTCCACTCCGTCTCTTTCTGATCCCGCATCCCGCAAGGGAGTGTCTGGTGAATACTGTTCGCATTGCTTTCCTGGCTTGCTCCGTCTTTCCTTTACAAGGAAGCAGATCATAACCGTTCCGCTTGGCCGGGCTTAGGTCTTGTCGCTCGCCTGGGAAAACATTGCCCCATTACGGATATAACCAGACACATTCTAGTCCTCCAACAACGTCGATGCGATGACGAGGCGTTGAATCTCGTTGGTGCCTTCATAGATCTGCGTCACTTTGGCATCCCGGAACAACCGCTCCACCGGATACTCCCGTGTGTACCCGTACCCGCCGAACACCTGGATCGCTTCCGTAGTAACTTTCATGGCCGTATCGGTTGCAAACAGTTTGGCCATTGACGCTTCCCGTTTGCAAGGGTGTCCCTGTTGACGCAGATACGCAGCCCGGTAGATCAACAATCGGGCCGCCTCAATGGCGGTGGCCATATCCGCCAGCTTGAACTGAATCGCCTGAAGTTTGGCGATCGGTTGGCCGAACTGCACTCGTTCCTTTGCATACGCCAATGCGTGCTCGTAGGCCCCTGTGGCGATACCCAACGCCTGTGCCCCGATCCCGATCCGTCCCCCCGCCAGATTGGACAGCGCGATTTCGTAACCCTGCCCTTCCTTTCCCAGCAGGTTGGATGCGGGGACTTCCGCATTGTCAAAGATCAGCTCGGACGTGTTGGAGCCGTTCAACCCCATCTTTCTTTCTTTTTTGCCAACCGAGAATCCGGGTGTGTCTTTCTCCACGATAAACGCGGATATACCTTTGGTTCCCTTGTCCGAATCGGTCACGGCAAACGTGACGTACACATCCGCCTCACCTGCGTTAGTGATGAACACCTTGCTGCCGTTCAGGACATATTTGTCACCAACCCGGCGCGCCGTCGTGCGAATCCGGGCGGCATCGGAACCGGCCGAGGGCTCCGTCAGCGCAAACGCCCCCAGGTATTCGCCACGTGCCAACCGTGTAACATAGGTTTTCTTTTGCTCTTCGTTACCATAGCGCAGGATCGGCATCGTTCCCACTGAGGTGTGTACGGCCAGAATGACACCGACGGAAGCACTCACCTTGGAGATTTCCTCCAAGGCCAAAATGTAGGAGATGAAATCGGCGCCGGCACCGCCCCACTCTTCCGGAATCGGAATCCCCATCAGCCCCAATTCCGCCATTTTGTCCACGATCTTGCGAGGAAACGTGTCTTGTTCATCCATTTCCTGAACCATGGGCAGGATTTCGGTTTGGGCAAATTCCCGTACCATCTGGCGCAACATATTTTGTTCGGATGTGAACTGGAAATGCATATCCCTCTTCCTCCTTCGACGGAATGCCGGGCAACATGGTTTCCTCTGGGCTGCCAGGGCGTTTCCGGAACCCATCACCAGCCTTGTTTTCACAGCTGGTGACCCTGCGCCCGACGAGGAAGAACTGCTAAGCTGCTCAAACCGATCCGCTAACTGATCCCGATTCCGGATGCGCGATACTCTTTCGCTCCCGGATTGCTACATACAGCCGCCAACACCCGGCCTTCCGTTTTCCTCATTCGTAAACGTAAAACCCACGTCCCGTCTTGCGCCCCAGCCAACCGGCCGCCACATATTTTCTGAGCAAGGGGCACGGACGATACTTGCTGTCACCGAATCCCTCATACAGCGTTTCCATGATGTACAGGCACGTGTCCAATCCGATGAAGTCAGCCAAGGTGAGTGGGCCCATCGGATGGTTCATGCCCAGTTTCATCACTTCGTCAATTGCTTCAGGGGTGGCTACCCCTTCATACACCGCATAGATGGCCTCATTGATCATCGGCATGAGTACCCGATTGGAAACGAAACCGGGGAAGTCTTGCACTTCGACCGGCGTTTTCCCCATATGGCGAGCCAAACGATCCACTACACGAAAGGTTTCATCCGAGGTGGCCAGACCGCGAATCACCTCAACCAACTTCATCACCGGCACCGGGTTCATAAAATGCATCCCAATCACTTTTTCCGGCCGCTTGGTGGCCGCTGCAATCTCCGTGATCGGCAGCGACGAGGTGTTCGTCGCCAAAATCGTGTGCGCTGGGGCATGTTCATCCAGCTGACGAAAGAGATCCGCCTTCACCTGCTTGTTTTCCACTACCGCCTCGATGACCAGGTCCACCTCGGCCACGGCCGCGGCCAAATCGGTCATCGGATGCAAGCGCCCCAGGATCTCCCCCTTTTGCTCTTCGGTGAGCCGTCCCTTTTCCTGTTGGCGCCCCAGGTTTTTCTCAATCGTCTGCAGCCCCTTGTTTACCCGCGCTTCATCGACGTCCACCAACGTTACATGGAGGCCGGACTGCGCCGCCACTTGGGCGATACCGCTCCCCATCTGACCGGCGCCGATCACGCTGACGCGTTGGATATCCATGCATATCCCCTTTCTGCGGTGTTTTTTTCATCTTACTGGGACGTGTCTGATCAATGTATTCCTCACATTGCTTTCTCTGTTCGCCTCACCTGTGATCTCAAAGGAAGCAGAGCATGGCGCTCCGACTCGAAGCGGTAGGACACGGACAAAGTACGCTTCGTTTAGAGGAACTTGCCCGCGATTCCATTCCTGCGCTTTCCGATCCTTCGCTCGGTCGGTCTTGGTAAGTCGCTCACCGGACACGCCCTGAGAAATGCACTATCTGAACATCAATCCACCTTGACCAATACGGCATCTCCTTGCGCCGAACCGCTGCAAATGGCCGCTACTCCCCAGCCGCCACCGCGCCGACGCAATTCATGAATCAGCGTGAGCAGGATTCGCGCACCACTGGCGCCGATCGGGTGACCCAACGCGATTGCCCCGCCGTTGACATTCACCTTTTCTTCATCCCAACCCAGGATTTTTCCGTTAGACAAAACGACGGCTGCAAACGCTTCGTTCACTTCAAACAGGTGGATGTCATCCAGCTTCAGATCATGTTGCTTCAACAACTTTTGAATCGCATGCGCCGGGGTGATGGGGAAATACCGTGCTTCCATCGCCACTGCCGCATGCCCGACGATCTTGGCCAACGGCTCAGCCCCCAGCTCCCGCGCCTTGTCCGCAGAGGACAGTACTAACGCTGCCGCGCCATCATTCACACCGGGAGCATTTCCCGCAGTGATGGTGCCGTCTTTCAAATAAACCGGCGAAAGCGTTGCTAGTTTTTCCAGCGAAGTGTCCCGCCGGGGGGATTCATCCGTCTCTACCACCGCCTCATGCTTCTTTGTCTTCACCGTGACGGGGACGATCTCTTCCCCCAATTTGCCCGACTCAATCGCTGCGATCGCCCGCTCGTGACTGCGCAGAGCCCAACGATCCTGTTCTTCGCGTGATACCCCGTACTCCGCCGCCACATTGCTGCCGTGAACAATCATGTGAACATCGTCAAACGCACACCACAAACCGTCATGAATCATCAGATCGACCAGCTTCCCGTCACCCATGCGTTGTCCCCAACGCCCTGACGGCACAATATAGGGAGCATTGCTCATGCTCTCCATGCCACCCGCCACAATCACTTGCGCCCCGCCGGACCGGATCACCTGATCCGCCAATGTTGCACTCCGCAATCCTGATGCACACACCTTGTTGATCGTCTCCGTCTGCACATCCCAAGGCAACCCCGCATGGCGCGCCGCTTGCCGGGAGGGAATCTGGCCCGCCCCGCCCTGCAGGACCATACCCATGATCACTTCCTCCACCGCTTCACCCGGAATCCCGGCACGTTCCAATGCTCCGCGAATCGCGATGCCTCCCAGCTCTACGGCGGAAATCTCCTTCAAAGCACCACCGAATTTCCCGAACGGTGTGCGGGCACCGCCCAACACCACGGTTTCCGTCGTCACAACGGCCACCTCCAAAAGCAAATATTGATCGAGCGCTCGTTCGAAACTCGCCGAAAAATGAAAACGCCTTCATTTCTAAGATAACCCGAGGCGCTTTTCAATGCAATAGCAATTATTCGGAA
This window contains:
- a CDS encoding acyl-CoA dehydrogenase, translating into MHFQFTSEQNMLRQMVREFAQTEILPMVQEMDEQDTFPRKIVDKMAELGLMGIPIPEEWGGAGADFISYILALEEISKVSASVGVILAVHTSVGTMPILRYGNEEQKKTYVTRLARGEYLGAFALTEPSAGSDAARIRTTARRVGDKYVLNGSKVFITNAGEADVYVTFAVTDSDKGTKGISAFIVEKDTPGFSVGKKERKMGLNGSNTSELIFDNAEVPASNLLGKEGQGYEIALSNLAGGRIGIGAQALGIATGAYEHALAYAKERVQFGQPIAKLQAIQFKLADMATAIEAARLLIYRAAYLRQQGHPCKREASMAKLFATDTAMKVTTEAIQVFGGYGYTREYPVERLFRDAKVTQIYEGTNEIQRLVIASTLLED
- a CDS encoding 3-hydroxybutyryl-CoA dehydrogenase: MDIQRVSVIGAGQMGSGIAQVAAQSGLHVTLVDVDEARVNKGLQTIEKNLGRQQEKGRLTEEQKGEILGRLHPMTDLAAAVAEVDLVIEAVVENKQVKADLFRQLDEHAPAHTILATNTSSLPITEIAAATKRPEKVIGMHFMNPVPVMKLVEVIRGLATSDETFRVVDRLARHMGKTPVEVQDFPGFVSNRVLMPMINEAIYAVYEGVATPEAIDEVMKLGMNHPMGPLTLADFIGLDTCLYIMETLYEGFGDSKYRPCPLLRKYVAAGWLGRKTGRGFYVYE
- a CDS encoding TetR/AcrR family transcriptional regulator, translating into MPQHRKPIPSEIKNPKLVEERRRQIIRGAVDLFVRKGFHKTTTREIARECGFSIGTMYEYIQTKEDVLYLVCDDIHTELEKRLKEAVDEEATGRDNLVRAVAHHFRVMDEMSDYVLLIYQETKSLPKEALRYVLQKEEEITSLFERILEKGIADGTLHLEPSSVKLMAQQIMVMGQMWTFRRWALRKYYNLEEYIRLQTALLLRGLTTPTGGDCHDGNRGLPSQTCGAVRDGGQSV
- the icmF gene encoding fused isobutyryl-CoA mutase/GTPase IcmF, which encodes MTATEVYRPRHAVRFVTAASLFDGHDASINLFRRLLQASGVEVIHLGHNRSVDEIVRAAIQEDVQGIAVSSYQGGHMEFFKYMIDLLKERGAEHIRVFGGGGGVIVPSEIRELEAYGVAKIFSPDDGMKMGLQGIINHMVKECDFPTVEQVTWELEKLPEADPRAIARLITLAEHVAEDREGREAVASTLAELTESAAEVGFVPVVGITGTGGAGKSSLTDELVRRFLEDFPGKKVAVLSIDPSKQRTGGALLGDRIRMNAVHHPRVYMRSLATRRNRSELSAATRDAIAIVKRAGYDLVIVETSGIGQGDADITQVSDLSLYVMTSEFGAPSQLEKIEMLDYADLIAINKFDRKGSEDALRDVKKQWRRNHRQFDLPDEKIPVYGTMASRFNDPGTNVLYRALIDKLNEKFDLGWESSMDVTGQQVEVRHIIPPERTHYLRDIANTVRNYRKWVEEQTELARRLFQLHGAREWLAKETTSEAPLKPLDEAIRKIEEQLDPYCKKLIEEWPKVKEMYRQDEFVFKVRDREVRMPLYHETLAGSKIPKIALPRYEDWGEILRWCLLENVPGRFPYTAGVFPLKRTDEDPKRQFAGEGTPQRTNRRFHYLSKNDPAKRLSTAFDSVTLYGEDPDERPDIYGKIGESGVSICTLDDMKELYKGFDLCSPNTSVSMTINGPAPIILAMYFNTAIDQQVEKFREAHGREPSAEEYESIKAKTLQSVRGTVQADILKEDQGQNTCIFSTEFALKMMGDIQEYFIQNRVRNYYSVSISGYHIAEAGANPITQLAFTLANAFTYVEYYRSRGMNVDDFAPNLSFFFSNGLDAEYSVIGRVARRIWAVVMKRLYGANERSQKLKYHIQTSGRSLHAQEIDFNDIRTTLQALMAIYDQCNSLHTNAYDEAITTPTEESVRRAMAIQLIITKELGLAKNENPLQGSFIIEELTDLVEEAVLAEFERISDRGGVLGAMETQYQRSKIQEESLYYETKKHSGELPIIGVNTFLNPNPPEEPELELTRATPEEKESQIRRLREFHERHKDVAPAALARLKQVARENGNIFAELMETVKVASLGQITAALYEVGGQYRRNM
- a CDS encoding acyl-CoA dehydrogenase — encoded protein: MDFQLSEEHVMMQKMVREFALKEVAPTAAERDEQERFDRTIFDKMAELGLTGIPWPEEVGGGGADFLSYVIAVEELSRVCASTGVTLSAHISLASWPIFTFGTDEQKERFLRPLAEGTKIGAYGLTEPGSGSDAAGMKTTAVRDGDEYVLNGSKIFITNGGEAEIYVVFAVTDPTKKHQGITAFIVEKGTPGFSFGKKEKKLGIRSSPTLEILFDNCRIPVENRLGEEGEGFKIAMKTLDGGRNGIAAQAVGIAQGALDAALAYAKERVQFGQPIAKLQAIQFKLADMATKIEAARLLTYQAAWLESQGLPYGKASAMAKMFAADVAMEVTTEAVQVFGGYGYTREYPVERMMRDAKITQIYEGTNEIQRVVIANHLLKS
- the meaB gene encoding methylmalonyl Co-A mutase-associated GTPase MeaB, with amino-acid sequence MNAWVRDIRQRNRRAIARAITCLESGEEQQRTALLEALYPHTGRAWVIGWTGPPGAGKSTLTDRMIRHLREQGWTVGVIAVDPTSPFTGGALLGDRVRMTAHALDEGVFIRSMGSRGSLGGLSRATGEAVRVLDAAGYDVIFVETVGVGQSEVDIMHMADTVALVVTPGAGDTIQVFKAGIMEIADLFVVNKADLDGARKLIAQLEEMLDIAKHDHAWRPPIVPTVSTRGQGMDLLWEALTAHRDFLEQSGEWNRRRLRRLRREVLAIMEQRLHRELQSWLSRPEAATDLDRVERREIGPHQVADQWWSRIRGKRDGGDHSE
- a CDS encoding acetyl-CoA C-acetyltransferase, whose protein sequence is MTTETVVLGGARTPFGKFGGALKEISAVELGGIAIRGALERAGIPGEAVEEVIMGMVLQGGAGQIPSRQAARHAGLPWDVQTETINKVCASGLRSATLADQVIRSGGAQVIVAGGMESMSNAPYIVPSGRWGQRMGDGKLVDLMIHDGLWCAFDDVHMIVHGSNVAAEYGVSREEQDRWALRSHERAIAAIESGKLGEEIVPVTVKTKKHEAVVETDESPRRDTSLEKLATLSPVYLKDGTITAGNAPGVNDGAAALVLSSADKARELGAEPLAKIVGHAAVAMEARYFPITPAHAIQKLLKQHDLKLDDIHLFEVNEAFAAVVLSNGKILGWDEEKVNVNGGAIALGHPIGASGARILLTLIHELRRRGGGWGVAAICSGSAQGDAVLVKVD